The proteins below come from a single Anguilla rostrata isolate EN2019 chromosome 3, ASM1855537v3, whole genome shotgun sequence genomic window:
- the si:dkey-192g7.3 gene encoding ICOS ligand isoform X1 has product METRRVIGIMWVVWTVLASLLLPGEFVTTVRALVGEDVLLPCVCPPSHKHYLVWQIGQHTTVDYAIAGEDRAIRALQYQNRTRLFHPADNGNCSLLLHRARLADAKTYSCHYDHIVNVTVTLEVAVNYSLQCSNDSSGEQYRCSASGGFPKGRIYWLQDGQAVEKLQGPLSELHSQDHLTGLYNITSTLRTGPKTATLQCVVENPSLQRNITADCRGGEYRHKELQVSVELKASLAVGSALFLLLATVCLTILLRVWKPCPSTKAPVPYEAAPLAEVQCAGDPSPKASPAC; this is encoded by the exons ATGGAGACTCGCAG GGTAATCGGCATCATGTGGGTGGTCTGGACTGTTCTGGCTTCTCTTCTCCTACCTGGTGAGTTTGTC accaccgtcCGTGCTCTTGTGGGCGAGGATGTGCTCCTGCCCTGTGTTTGCCCTCCCAGTCACAAGCACTACCTGGTCTGGCAGATCGGCCAGCACACCACCGTGGACTATGCCATCGCCGGGGAGGACCGGGCCATCAGAGCCCTGCAGTACCAGAACCGCACTCGCCTTTTTCACCCTGCGGATAACGGAAACTGCTCGCTGCTGCTCCACCGCGCGCGCCTCGCTGATGCGAAAACGTACTCCTGTCACTACGATCACATCGTTAATGTCACGGTGACTCTGGAAGTGGCGG tgaaCTACAGCCTGCAGTGCTCTAATGACAGCAGTGGAGAGCAGTACCGGTGCTCGGCCAGTGGGGGATTCCCCAAGGGGAGGATCTACTGGCTGCAGGACGGTCAAGCTGTGGAGAAGCTGCAGGGCCCCCTGAGCGAGCTGCACAGCCAGGACCACCTCACAGGGCTCTATAACATTACCAGCACCCTGAGGACCGGCCCCAAAACCgctacactgcagtgtgtggtggagAACCCCTCACTGCAGCGCAACATTACTGCCGACTGCAGAGGGGGTGAGTACA gGCACAAGGAGTTGCAGGTCAGTGTGGAGCTGAAGGCCTCTCTGGCCGTGGGCTCtgcgctcttcctcctcctggccACCGTGTGTCTCACTATCCTGCTCAGGGTCTGGAAACCGTGTCCCAGCACCAAG GCTCCCGTCCCGTACGAAGCGGCGCCCTTGGCTGAGGTGCAGTGCGCGGGGGACCCGTCGCCAAAAGCATCGCCGGCGTGCTGA
- the si:dkey-192g7.3 gene encoding ICOS ligand isoform X2: METRRVIGIMWVVWTVLASLLLPGEFVTTVRALVGEDVLLPCVCPPSHKHYLVWQIGQHTTVDYAIAGEDRAIRALQYQNRTRLFHPADNGNCSLLLHRARLADAKTYSCHYDHIVNVTVTLEVAVNYSLQCSNDSSGEQYRCSASGGFPKGRIYWLQDGQAVEKLQGPLSELHSQDHLTGLYNITSTLRTGPKTATLQCVVENPSLQRNITADCRGEGHKELQVSVELKASLAVGSALFLLLATVCLTILLRVWKPCPSTKAPVPYEAAPLAEVQCAGDPSPKASPAC; this comes from the exons ATGGAGACTCGCAG GGTAATCGGCATCATGTGGGTGGTCTGGACTGTTCTGGCTTCTCTTCTCCTACCTGGTGAGTTTGTC accaccgtcCGTGCTCTTGTGGGCGAGGATGTGCTCCTGCCCTGTGTTTGCCCTCCCAGTCACAAGCACTACCTGGTCTGGCAGATCGGCCAGCACACCACCGTGGACTATGCCATCGCCGGGGAGGACCGGGCCATCAGAGCCCTGCAGTACCAGAACCGCACTCGCCTTTTTCACCCTGCGGATAACGGAAACTGCTCGCTGCTGCTCCACCGCGCGCGCCTCGCTGATGCGAAAACGTACTCCTGTCACTACGATCACATCGTTAATGTCACGGTGACTCTGGAAGTGGCGG tgaaCTACAGCCTGCAGTGCTCTAATGACAGCAGTGGAGAGCAGTACCGGTGCTCGGCCAGTGGGGGATTCCCCAAGGGGAGGATCTACTGGCTGCAGGACGGTCAAGCTGTGGAGAAGCTGCAGGGCCCCCTGAGCGAGCTGCACAGCCAGGACCACCTCACAGGGCTCTATAACATTACCAGCACCCTGAGGACCGGCCCCAAAACCgctacactgcagtgtgtggtggagAACCCCTCACTGCAGCGCAACATTACTGCCGACTGCAGAGGGG aaggGCACAAGGAGTTGCAGGTCAGTGTGGAGCTGAAGGCCTCTCTGGCCGTGGGCTCtgcgctcttcctcctcctggccACCGTGTGTCTCACTATCCTGCTCAGGGTCTGGAAACCGTGTCCCAGCACCAAG GCTCCCGTCCCGTACGAAGCGGCGCCCTTGGCTGAGGTGCAGTGCGCGGGGGACCCGTCGCCAAAAGCATCGCCGGCGTGCTGA